Proteins encoded together in one Solanum lycopersicum chromosome 7, SLM_r2.1 window:
- the LOC138337185 gene encoding uncharacterized protein, protein MRNHSDTISDQQVVEKILINVTEKYECIVAITEETKNLSKFSIKELVGSFRAHEKQRFFREDQPKETVFQSKINENSQNFSKNHQKKKQKPKKEQDHDGSSKKVEEKGEKNSSLFCKVCKKTNHNAEKCWHKGKRQCNFCKNFGHVEKDCWHKKREQANFCEKQEYENLFFASKSDASTKNNEWYVDSGCSNHMTGDEKTFLSINNTITTKVKMGVLVDAKCKGTISINMKGCGKQIHDVLYVHGKWLFYCV, encoded by the coding sequence atgagaaatcatagtGATACAATTTCTGACCAACAAGTTGTGGAAAAGATTCTAATTAATGTCACAGAAAAGTATGAGTGCATCGTTGCTATCACTGAGGAGACGAAAAATCTTTCTAAGTTTTCCATCAAAGAGCTAGTTGGATCATTTCGTGCACACGAGAAGCAAAGATTTTTTCGTGAAGATCAACCCAAAGAGACGGTTTTCCagtctaaaataaatgagaattctcaaaatttctcaaaaaatcatcagaagaaaaaacaaaagcCAAAAAAGGAGCAggatcatgatggttcttccaagaaggttgaagaaaaaggtgagaaaaactctagtcttttttgtaaagtttgcaaaaagactaatcacaatgcagaaaaatgttggcacaaaggCAAGCGCCAATGTAACTTTTGTAAAAATTTTGGTCACGTTGAAAAGGATTGTTGGCACAAGAAACGggagcaagcaaatttttgtgaaaaacagGAGTACGAAAATCTTTTCTTTGCTTCTAAATCTGATGCTTCAACAAAAAACAATGAATGGTATGTTGATAGTGGTTGTAGTAATCACATGACTGGAGATGAAAAGACTTTCCTCTCAATTAATAATACCATCACTACTAAAGTGAAGATGGGAGTCTTAGTTGATGCGAAATGTAAAGGTACTATTTCGATCAACATGAAAGGATGCGGTAAgcaaattcatgatgttctttatgttcATGGAAAGTGGTTATTCTATTgtgtttag
- the LOC101256687 gene encoding receptor-like protein EIX1 encodes MHTTVSDHSFFHPHIQILIHNNKKMDTKEHYKPIHFLLICLIMHQTFAFGSISRGKILCITKEREALLEFKRGLIDEYNLLSSWRNEECCAWRGVECSNTTGRILVLNLRIGTIESNPDGPDKDLILTGNITSSLVKLEYLKYLDLSSNNFGGDGPIPKFIGYFKRLDYLNLTSTYRVFTGLIPLQLQNLTSLRTLDLRGNYLTVNSLEWLSHLVHLEYLDLSLSNVQAKNWLQQISKLPNLRELHLFGCQLPKIIPSSLILANISSSRLSILDISSNRYSSPAINSWLFNFTSLTSLDLSSNDLAKMASGFGYLKSLEHLNLFGNSIQGGIPRSLRNLSRLRSLDASNNNLLSQPFSELLDNLAGSNQSLEYLSFEGNALTGSLINLTRFSSLKELKLRENSLDGIFHESFRQISSLEYLDLSSNQMTGSLPDLAFFPSLTELNLRSNHFYGMIPQGLGKLSELKILDVSFNRLQGLPDSMGKLSKLKILDVSSNRLKGLPESLGQLFDLESFDASNNLLEGTISESHLSNLCNLKSLKLSSNSLTWNVNVDWIPCFQLQVISLSSCNLGPYFPKWLQTQNSYSFLDISLASISDTMPSWFTKLPPMLYFLNLSYNQISGKIQDLSANNIGSIVIDLGYNNFSGPLPTFPHLVSELRVDNNKFSGSLNSICKIRSPVTLDLSNNLLSGEIPDCWALMSVLTVLNVANNHISGSIPYSLCSSTSLSSLYVRNNNLSGHFPVPLKNCQGLKVLDLGRNRLSGKIPEWIGTKLAGLGILSLRFNEFSGSIPPSICQLQSIQILDLSGNHLSGRIPKCFSNFTTLRLLQDGSSVNYDFNPTVGRGILVYKGNAFVQWKNKESEYSNTLWLLKTIDLSSNELIGDIPNDFSRMNALLSLNLSRNNLTGNIIEGIGLMNMLEALDLSVNHLSGNIPIGLANLTFLSVLDLSKNNLSGRIPSSTQLQGFDPSTYGGNIQLCGPPLPACPTFAPSNPHVVFDRTSQENDDEFPSKEFYISMALGFIVAFWGILGSLYFNDSWRNAYFKWLNGCQNWLYLSSTICFARLKAKLRV; translated from the coding sequence ATGCATACAACAGTTAGTGATCACTCCTTTTTTCATCCTCACATTCAAATCCTCAttcacaacaacaaaaaaatggaTACTAAAGAACACTACAAACCAattcatttccttttgatttgtCTGATCATGCATCAAACCTTTGCTTTTGGATCAATCTCAAGAGGGAAAATTTTGTGCATAACAAAGGAGAGGGAAGCTCTTCTCGAGTTCAAACGAGGTCTCATAGATGAATATAATCTTCTTTCATCATGGAGAAATGAGGAATGTTGTGCTTGGAGGGGTGTGGAATGCAGTAATACAACTGGTCGTATACTCGTCCTTAATCTTCGTATAGGTACAATTGAATCCAACCCTGATGGTCCTGATAAGGATCTCATATTGACAGGCAACATCACTTCTTCATTGGTTAAGTTGGAGTATTTGAAGTACTTAGACCTTAGTTCCAATAATTTTGGAGGCGACGGGCCAATACCAAAATTCATTGGATATTTCAAAAGATTAGACTACTTAAATCTCACATCTACGTACAGAGTTTTTACTGGTCTAATTCCTCTCCAGCTCCAAAATCTTACCTCCTTAAGGACTCTTGATCTTCGTGGCAATTATTTAACGGTTAATAGCCTCGAGTGGCTTTCTCATCTAGTGCATTTGGAGTACTTAGATCTAAGTTTATCCAATGTGCAAGCCAAAAACTGGTTGCAACAGATAAGTAAGCTCCCAAATTTGAGGGAATTGCATTTGTTTGGTTGTCAACTCCCCAAAATCATTCCTTCATCACTTATCTTAGCTAATATTTCCTCCTCTCGTCTTTCCATCCTCGATATATCCTCTAATAGATATTCGTCCCCTGCAATAAATAGTTGGTTATTTAACTTCACTAGTCTTACTAGCCTAGATCTTTCGAGCAATGATTTAGCCAAAATGGCTAGTGGCTTTGGGTACTTGAAATCTTTGGAACATCTTAATCTATTTGGTAATAGTATTCAAGGAGGGATACCAAGGTCTTTAAGAAATTTAAGTCGTTTACGCTCTCTTGATGCTAGTAACAATAACTTGTTAAGTCAACCGTTTTCTGAGTTGCTTGATAACTTAGCTGGGAGTAATCAATCACTTGAATATCTGTCCTTTGAGGGAAATGCACTCACTGGCTCATTGATTAATCTTACTAGATTTTCATCCTTGAAGGAATTGAAGCTACGAGAAAACTCGCTGGATGGCATTTTCCATGAAAGCTTTAGACAAATCTCCAGTCTTGAGTATCTTGATTTGTCTAGTAACCAAATGACAGGGTCACTACCAGACTTGGCATTCTTTCCATCATTGACAGAGTTGAACTTACGGTCCAATCACTTTTATGGAATGATACCACAAGGTTTAGGGAAACTTTCCGAGCTTAAAATCTTGGATGTGTCTTTCAATAGATTGCAAGGCTTACCGGATAGTATGGGGAAACTCTCCAAGCTGAAAATCTTGGATGTGTCTTCCAATAGACTGAAAGGCTTACCGGAAAGTTTAGGGCAACTTTTCGATCTTGAAAGTTTTGATGCTTCTAATAATTTGTTAGAAGGTACGATCTCTGAATCTCATCTTTCCAATCTTTGCAACTTGAAGAGTTTAAAATTGTCTTCCAACTCGTTGACTTGGAATGTTAATGTTGATTGGATTCCATGTTTTCAACTACAAGTTATCAGTCTTTCGTCTTGTAATCTTGGACCGTACTTTCCAAAATGGCTTCAAACTCAAAATAGCTACTCATTTCTTGATATCTCTCTTGCTAGTATCTCAGACACAATGCCTAGTTGGTTTACAAAGTTGCCTCCCATGTTATACTTTTTGAATCTCTCTTACAACCAAATCAGCGGAAAGATACAAGATTTATCAGCCAATAATATCGGTTCCATTGTTATAGATCTTGGTTATAACAATTTTTCAGGACCCTTACCAACATTTCCTCATTTGGTTAGTGAATTGCGTGTTGACAACAATAAGTTTTCTGgatcacttaactccatatgTAAAATTCGTTCACCTGTAACACTTGACTTGTCCAATAATCTCTTGTCGGGGGAGATTCCTGATTGTTGGGCTCTCATGTCTGTTCTAACGGTCCTTAATGTAGCCAATAACCATATATCTGGAAGCATTCCGTACTCTTTGTGTTCTTCGACATCCTTGAGCTCTCTATACGTCCGTAACAACAATTTAAGTGGACATTTCCCTGTCCCTTTAAAGAATTGCCAAGGTTTGAAAGTCTTGGATTTGGGAAGAAATAGATTAAGTGGAAAAATCCCAGAATGGATAGGGACTAAGTTGGCTGGTTTGGGCATTCTGAGCCTACGATTCAACGAATTTTCTGGTAGCATTCCTCCAAGTATATGTCAGCTTCAATCTATTCAGATACTGGACCTTTCTGGCAACCATTTATCCGGAAGAATCCCAAAATGCTTCAGCAATTTCACCACGCTGCGACTTTTGCAAGATGGTTCAAGTGTGAACTATGACTTCAATCCAACTGTCGGTAGAGGAATTTTAGTGTACAAAGGCAATGCATTTGTTCAATGGAAAAACAAGGAATCAGAATACAGTAACACCTTGTGGCTACTGAAAACCATTGATCTTTCTAGCAACGAACTAATCGGTGACATCCCAAATGATTTTAGCAGAATGAATGCATTGCTGTCATTGAACCTATCAAGGAACAATTTGACAGGAAATATCATTGAAGGAATTGGGTTGATGAACATGTTGGAGGCTCTTGACTTGTCGGTGAATCATCTCTCGGGGAATATCCCAATAGGACTGGCTAACTTGACATTTCTCAGTGTGTTGGATTTGTCGAAAAACAACTTGTCAGGGAGAATACCGTCGAGCACTCAACTGCAAGGCTTTGATCCTTCAACCTATGGTGGGAATATTCAGCTATGTGGACCTCCTCTTCCAGCATGTCCTACATTTGCTCCTTCAAATCCTCATGTTGTCTTTGACAGAACTTCTCAAGAAAATGATGATGAGTTTCCTTCTAAAGAGTTTTATATTTCGATGGCATTGGGCTTCATTGTCGCGTTTTGGGGAATTTTGGGCTCTTTGTACTTCAATGATTCATGGAGGAATGCCTACTTCAAGTGGTTAAATGGATGTCAGAATTGGCTTTATCTTTCATCAACAATCTGCTTTGCAAGATTGAAGGCAAAACTGAGGGTCTGA
- the LOC101256986 gene encoding receptor-like protein EIX1, which produces MDTKQHYKSTHLLLICLSILILHQCSAFGSMLRGDHANILCITKEREALLEFKRGLVDEHNMLSSWKNEECCSWSGVKCSNTTGHILVLNLRGNFDTSLTGNISSSLVKLQYLKYLDLSFNDFGGQIPKFIGYFERLEYLNLSSSFKNTGLIPIQFQNLAHLKTLDLSLNSLTVKSLEWLSNLVYLEYLDLRFSNVQAKNWLQEIIKLPNLRELYLSACQLPVIIPSSLVSTNISSSPLSILDISYNGYSSPAINSWLFNLTSLTSLDLTGNELGQLSSGFGYLKSLEHLKLFGSGIQGGIPKSFGSLSRLRYIDADSNNLLSQPFSELLDNLAGSNQSLEYLSFEENALTGSLINLTRFSSLRKLRLRGNSLNGIFHESFRQISSLEYLDLSNNQMTGPLPDLEFFPSLTELNLQSNHFYGKIPQGLGKLSELKILDVSFNRLQGLPDSLGKLFDLESFDASNNLLEGTISESHLSNLCKLKSLNLYSNSLTWNVSVDWIPCFQLQVISLSSCNLGPYFPKWLQTQNEYSVLDLSLASISDTMPSWFSKLPPMLTYLNLSYNQISGKIQDLSSNNIGPIIIDFGYNNFSGPLPTFPQLVSQLRIDNNQISGSLNSICKIRSAVTLDLSDNLLSGEIPDCWTLMSAPMVLNLANNRISGSIPYSLCSSTSLSSLYVRNNNLSGQFPASLKNCKGLKVLDLGRNTFSGKIPEWIGTELEYLGILSLRFNEFSGIIPPSICQLQSIQILDLSGNRLSGRIPKCLSNFTTMQLLQDGSSVSYDFDSYTPRVGTLYHGNALVQWKNKESEYRNILWLLKTIDLSSNELVGDIPNDFSRMNALLSLNLSRNNLSGSIIEGIGLMKMLESLDLSRNHLSGKISVGLANLTFLSVLDLSNNNLSGRIPSSTQLQGFDSSTYEGNIQLCGPPLPECPSFAPPNLHVGHDSSFQENDDEFLSKEFYISMALGFIVAFWGVLGSLFFNNAWSNAYFQWLYL; this is translated from the coding sequence atggatacCAAACAACACTACAAATCAACTCATTTGCTTTTGATTTGTCTATCAATATTGATCCTGCATCAATGCTCAGCTTTTGGATCAATGTTAAGAGGGGATCATGCAAACATTTTGTGCATAACAAAGGAGAGGGAAGCTCTTCTCGAGTTCAAACGAGGTCTCGTAGACGAACATAACATGCTTTCTTCATGGAAAAATGAGGAATGTTGTTCTTGGAGTGGTGTGAAATGCAGTAACACAACAGGCCATATACTAGTCCTGAATCTTCGTGGTAACTTCGACACGTCTTTGACAGGTAATATCAGTTCATCATTGGTTAAGTTGCAGTATTTGAAGTACTTGGACCTTAGTTTCAATGATTTTGGTGGACAAATACCAAAATTTATCGGTTACTTCGAAAGACTAGAGTACCTTAATCTCTCATCTAGTTTCAAAAACACTGGTCTAATTCCAATTCAGTTCCAAAATCTAGCACACTTAAAGACTCTTGATCTTAGTTTAAATTCTTTAACAGTGAAAAGCCTTGAGTGGCTTTCTAATCTAGTGTATTTGGAGTACTTAGATCTTCGTTTTTCCAACGTGCAAGCGAAAAACTGGTTACAGGAGATAATTAAGCTTCCTAATTTGAGGGAGTTGTATTTATCAGCCTGTCAACTCCCTGTAATCATTCCTTCATCACTTGTATCAACCAATATTTCCTCGTCTCCTCTTTCGATCCTTGATATCTCCTATAATGGATATTCGTCCCCTGCAATAAATAGTTGGTTATTTAACCTCACTAGTCTTACTAGCCTAGATCTTACGGGTAACGAGTTAGGACAACTGTCTAGTGGCTTTGGGTACTTGAAGTCTTTGGAACATCTTAAGCTATTTGGAAGTGGTATTCAAGGTGGGATACCAAAGTCTTTTGGGAGTTTAAGTCGTTTACGCTATATTGATGCAGATTCCAATAACTTGTTAAGTCAACCATTTTCTGAGTTGCTTGATAACTTAGCTGGGAGTAATCAATCGCTTGAATATCTGTCGTTTGAGGAAAATGCACTCACTGGTTCATTGATTAATCTTACTAGATTTTCATCCTTGAGGAAGTTAAGGCTACGAGGAAATTCGTTGAATGGCATTTTCCATGAAAGTTTCAGACAAATCTCCAGTCTTGAGTATCTTGATTTGTCTAATAACCAAATGACAGGGCCATTACCAGACTTGGAATTCTTTCCATCATTGACAGAGTTGAACTTACAGTCCAATCACTTTTATGGAAAGATACCACAAGGTTTAGGGAAACTTTCGGAGCTTAAAATCTTGGATGTGTCTTTCAATAGACTGCAAGGCTTACCGGATAGTTTGGGGAAACTTTTCGACCTTGAAAGTTTTGATGCTTCTAATAATTTGTTAGAAGGTACAATCTCTGAATCCCATCTTTCCAACCTTTGCAAGTTGAAAAGCTTAAACTTGTATTCCAACTCATTGACTTGGAATGTTAGCGTTGATTGGATTCCGTGTTTTCAACTACAAGTTATCAGCCTTTCGTCTTGTAATCTTGGACCGTACTTCCCAAAATGGCTTCAAACTCAGAATGAGTACTCAGTTCTGGATCTATCTCTTGCTAGTATCTCAGACACAATGCCTAGTTGGTTCTCAAAGTTGCCTCCCATGTTAACATACTTGAATCTCTCGTACAACCAAATCAGCGGAAAGATACAAGATTTATCATCCAATAATATCGGTCCCATTATCATAGATTTTGGTTATAACAATTTTTCAGGACCCTTACCAACATTTCCTCAACTGGTTAGTCAATTGCGTATTGACAACAATCAGATTTCTGgatcacttaactccatatgCAAAATTCGTTCAGCTGTAACACTTGACTTGTCCGATAATCTCTTGTCCGGAGAGATTCCTGATTGTTGGACTCTCATGTCTGCTCCAATGGTCCTTAACTTAGCCAATAACCGTATATCTGGAAGCATTCCGTACTCTCTTTGTTCTTCGACATCCTTGAGCTCTCTATACGTGCGTAACAACAATTTAAGTGGACAGTTTCCTGCCTCTTTGAAGAATTGCAAAGGTTTGAAAGTCTTGGATTTGGGAAGAAACACATTTAGTGGAAAAATCCCAGAATGGATAGGGACTGAGTTAGAATATTTGGGGATTCTGAGCCTTCGATTCAACGAATTCTCTGGTATCATTCCTCCAAGTATATGTCAGCTTCAATCTATTCAGATACTGGACCTTTCTGGCAATCGTTTATCAGGAAGAATTCCGAAATGCCTCAGCAATTTCACCACAATGCAACTTTTGCAAGATGGTTCAAGTGTGAGCTATGACTTCGATTCATACACCCCTCGAGTAGGTACACTGTACCATGGCAATGCATTAGTCCAATGGAAAAACAAGGAGTCAGAGTATCGTAACATTTTGTGGCTTCTGAAAACCATCGATCTGTCTAGCAACGAACTAGTCGGTGACATCCCAAATGATTTTAGCAGAATGAATGCATTGCTGTCATTGAACCTATCAAGGAACAATTTGTCGGGAAGTATCATTGAAGGAATTGGTTTAATGAAGATGTTGGAGTCTCTTGACTTGTCGAGGAACCATCTCTCGGGGAAGATCTCAGTAGGGCTCGCTAACCTGACGTTTCTTAGCGTGTTGGATTTGTCAAACAACAACTTGTCAGGGAGAATACCATCGAGCACTCAATTGCAAGGCTTCGACTCCTCAACCTATGAAGGGAATATTCAGCTATGTGGCCCTCCTCTTCCAGAGTGTCCTTCATTTGCTCCTCCAAATCTTCATGTTGGTCATGACAGTAGTTTTCAAGAAAATGATGATGAGTTTCTATCAAAAGAGTTTTATATATCGATGGCGTTAGGGTTCATTGTTGCATTCTGGGGAGTGTTAGGATCTTTGTTCTTCAACAATGCATGGAGCAATGCTTACTTTCAGTGGCTCTATCTTTAG